One genomic segment of Paraburkholderia hospita includes these proteins:
- a CDS encoding O-methyltransferase, with protein MRDMPISTSSVSPIKDERVNQVLQRLNASRRFPGREAFGGPSGNDPEAFADYGFSIHPDQGELMYVLCRGMRATRVVDFATSIGMSALYLAAAMRDNGGGLVIGSELVASKAEIARQNLTEAGLAQYADIRIGDARQTLRDVGGPIDFALIDGWPLPDGPSLARTVVELIAPQLRVGGYILNDNAEPDFLEYIRDPANGFISITLPIKRGTELALKVS; from the coding sequence ATGAGAGACATGCCTATATCCACGTCATCCGTCAGTCCCATCAAGGACGAACGCGTCAATCAGGTGCTGCAGCGTTTGAACGCGTCGCGCCGCTTTCCTGGGCGCGAGGCGTTTGGCGGGCCGTCGGGCAACGATCCGGAGGCTTTCGCCGACTACGGCTTTTCGATTCATCCCGATCAGGGCGAGTTGATGTACGTGCTCTGTCGCGGGATGCGCGCCACGCGAGTCGTTGACTTTGCAACTTCAATCGGCATGTCCGCGCTGTATCTGGCGGCGGCCATGCGCGACAACGGCGGCGGACTGGTGATCGGATCCGAGCTGGTTGCTTCGAAGGCGGAGATCGCGCGTCAGAATCTGACTGAGGCAGGGCTCGCGCAATATGCCGATATCCGTATCGGCGATGCGCGGCAAACGCTGCGCGACGTGGGCGGTCCGATCGACTTTGCGTTGATCGACGGCTGGCCGTTGCCGGATGGGCCGTCGCTCGCGCGGACGGTGGTCGAGCTGATTGCGCCGCAGTTGCGCGTCGGCGGATACATCCTGAACGACAATGCCGAGCCCGATTTCCTTGAGTACATTCGCGACCCGGCCAACGGTTTCATTTCGATTACTCTGCCGATCAAGCGCGGAACCGAGCTGGCGCTGAAGGTCAGTTGA
- a CDS encoding glycoside hydrolase family protein → MMSYWKLLGVASATVLASFGAEQAYAQASTITVAGQSYTLCGKENANCSFLGTGSVVFGAVPPNAPSVMLTAPRTFTNGVGCYVGAVSNTDPAYGYAKACWVRAVAAGAPTPTPTPTPTPTPTPTPTPTPTPTPTPTPTPTPTPTPTPTPTPTPTPTPTPAPAPSPSSSAALSCGAPVQKAGGTANGLITADTPTTDGLRVFQNNAPFNLTVTTNSPNADTVIWSIADSNGAIKTQGSFPVSAGVQTNTISCKSTWSGYGAITATLRANGGTLPHSGTRPTGIATFGVLPNLTSALGTVTYAHQDQHRFGMQGFNGNIAALRALGITWTIDNRQQSQMEPNGPNTYTPNVNDLDPFYKANPDQMRIVRLDGIPAWNSKTGQFTDSYYAPKDLTEYQNFMAKVGTDTSLIRAANYPNQQKNYYQVTWEPSLGWADSDANFVAMYKAAYQGIHSTDPNAVVMGTGNPFAANCTTCTTGYLQKFGALGLWNYIDAVSTHGYWNAGTYPAHPPEQYDSDPSPANQANALDNQMTQLRQVMQNGKPNMKLFFTEAGTSYDPGLAYGPTVPSQNQLFAHAAVGVRSHIIVLGGGAQLTTLFYGADYPGEVGYGSFFDLNNAQGAFGASNLSPKPEAMAFATMTRVLDGTNTLGRVKNTPSGTFVYDFQQLNNGKVVTAAWTHNNSQWPANGVYSTTYSTSYSLQVDNAGTSGNVTKIDGYGNVTTLPYSNGQVSLTLTEVPQYIVSNNATVAKNNSTVPVGYTGQ, encoded by the coding sequence ATGATGAGTTATTGGAAACTATTGGGGGTTGCGTCGGCAACCGTGCTGGCTTCGTTTGGTGCAGAGCAGGCGTACGCCCAGGCATCGACGATTACCGTCGCAGGCCAGTCGTACACGCTGTGCGGCAAAGAGAATGCCAACTGCTCGTTCCTCGGAACGGGCTCTGTCGTGTTCGGCGCTGTGCCGCCTAACGCGCCGTCGGTGATGCTGACGGCGCCGCGTACGTTTACGAATGGCGTTGGCTGCTATGTCGGCGCGGTTTCGAATACGGACCCTGCGTACGGCTACGCAAAAGCATGCTGGGTGCGTGCGGTCGCGGCCGGTGCGCCGACGCCGACTCCCACACCGACGCCGACGCCGACGCCGACGCCCACACCGACACCGACGCCCACACCGACGCCCACACCGACGCCCACACCGACGCCGACTCCCACACCGACGCCGACTCCCACACCGACGCCGACGCCCACTCCGACGCCCGCGCCCGCACCGTCACCTTCGTCCAGCGCGGCGCTCTCATGTGGAGCGCCGGTGCAAAAGGCTGGCGGCACGGCGAACGGTCTGATCACGGCCGACACGCCGACCACCGACGGCCTGCGCGTGTTCCAGAACAACGCGCCGTTTAACCTCACGGTCACGACGAACTCGCCGAACGCGGATACCGTGATCTGGTCGATCGCTGATTCGAATGGCGCGATCAAGACGCAGGGCAGTTTCCCGGTCAGCGCTGGCGTGCAGACCAACACGATCTCGTGCAAGTCGACATGGTCGGGCTATGGCGCGATCACGGCCACGCTGCGCGCGAATGGCGGCACGCTGCCGCATAGCGGCACGCGCCCGACGGGTATCGCGACGTTTGGCGTGCTGCCAAATCTCACGTCGGCACTCGGCACGGTCACGTATGCGCACCAGGACCAGCACCGCTTCGGCATGCAAGGGTTCAACGGCAACATCGCGGCACTGCGCGCACTGGGCATTACGTGGACGATCGACAATCGTCAGCAGTCGCAGATGGAGCCGAATGGTCCGAACACGTACACGCCCAACGTGAACGATCTCGATCCGTTCTATAAGGCCAATCCTGATCAGATGCGTATCGTGCGGCTCGACGGCATTCCTGCATGGAATTCGAAGACGGGCCAGTTCACCGACAGCTATTACGCACCGAAGGATCTGACCGAGTACCAGAACTTCATGGCGAAGGTCGGCACGGACACGAGCCTGATCCGCGCGGCGAACTACCCGAACCAGCAGAAGAACTACTATCAGGTGACGTGGGAGCCGAGTCTCGGCTGGGCCGATAGCGACGCGAACTTCGTCGCGATGTACAAGGCTGCGTACCAGGGCATCCACTCGACCGATCCGAACGCGGTCGTGATGGGCACGGGCAATCCGTTCGCAGCGAACTGCACGACCTGCACGACGGGTTATCTGCAGAAGTTCGGCGCGCTCGGCCTGTGGAACTACATCGACGCCGTCTCGACTCACGGTTACTGGAATGCCGGTACGTACCCGGCGCATCCGCCGGAGCAATACGATTCGGACCCGAGTCCCGCGAACCAGGCCAATGCGCTCGACAATCAGATGACGCAGTTGCGTCAGGTGATGCAGAACGGCAAGCCGAACATGAAGCTGTTCTTCACGGAAGCGGGCACGAGCTACGATCCGGGTCTGGCGTATGGTCCGACCGTGCCGTCGCAGAACCAGCTGTTCGCGCATGCGGCCGTTGGGGTGCGCTCGCACATCATCGTGCTGGGCGGCGGCGCGCAGCTCACGACGCTGTTCTACGGTGCCGACTATCCGGGTGAAGTGGGCTACGGTTCGTTCTTCGACCTGAACAATGCGCAGGGCGCGTTCGGTGCGTCGAACCTTTCGCCGAAGCCGGAAGCGATGGCGTTTGCCACGATGACGCGTGTGCTCGACGGCACCAATACGCTGGGCCGCGTGAAGAACACGCCCTCGGGCACCTTCGTGTACGACTTCCAGCAGCTGAACAACGGCAAGGTCGTGACGGCCGCGTGGACGCACAACAACAGCCAGTGGCCCGCCAATGGCGTGTATAGCACGACCTATTCGACGAGCTATTCGCTGCAGGTCGATAACGCGGGTACGTCGGGCAACGTGACGAAGATCGACGGTTACGGCAACGTCACGACGCTTCCGTATTCGAACGGCCAGGTGTCGCTGACGCTGACGGAAGTGCCGCAGTACATCGTGTCGAACAACGCGACGGTCGCGAAGAACAATTCGACCGTGCCGGTGGGATACACGGGACAGTAA
- a CDS encoding VOC family protein, which translates to MSISFDMKIEIVVLPVSDVDRAKRFYGDLDWRLDLDFTSSEGDYRVIQFTPPGSGCSIMFGKNMTAATPGSVQGIHLVVSDIVAARSELIRRGIEVSQPFHDVGGVFHHADGKCQEAGLNPDRKSYASYASFSDPDGNGWLLQEVTARLSADLELDDPRFTREVLAAIHGGTTS; encoded by the coding sequence ATGAGCATCAGTTTCGACATGAAGATCGAAATCGTCGTCCTTCCCGTCTCGGATGTCGATCGCGCCAAGCGCTTCTACGGCGACCTGGACTGGCGGCTCGATCTCGACTTCACATCCAGCGAGGGCGACTATCGCGTGATCCAGTTCACGCCGCCCGGCTCCGGATGTTCGATCATGTTCGGCAAGAATATGACGGCGGCAACACCGGGCTCGGTACAAGGGATTCATCTCGTCGTGTCGGACATCGTTGCTGCGCGGAGCGAACTGATTCGTCGTGGCATCGAGGTCAGCCAGCCGTTTCATGACGTAGGCGGCGTGTTCCATCATGCCGACGGAAAATGCCAGGAGGCTGGGCTGAATCCAGACCGGAAGAGCTACGCATCGTACGCATCGTTCAGTGATCCCGACGGCAACGGCTGGCTTCTGCAGGAAGTGACCGCGCGATTGTCGGCAGACCTCGAGTTGGACGACCCGAGATTCACCCGCGAGGTGCTCGCCGCGATTCATGGCGGGACGACGTCTTGA
- a CDS encoding glutathione S-transferase family protein, translating to MKLIGPWFSGYTRRVGITLKLLGIPFEHLPYHAYEQKDLIRPFSPMVKVPALVLDEGEILYDSASIIDYLHEEVGPARALLATSGARRRDALQFIGIASAIYGKLSDIYDESIRPPERQIASITESLREQALSGFTMLESRAGDGWLIGDALSQADVLVVITYQSASLAMMPDVVNQVAFPKLAQLAARAMELEAFSSTLPFKQT from the coding sequence ATGAAGCTTATTGGCCCTTGGTTTTCCGGCTATACGCGCCGGGTTGGCATCACGTTGAAGCTGCTCGGCATACCGTTCGAGCATTTGCCCTATCACGCGTATGAGCAGAAGGACCTTATTCGCCCGTTCAGCCCGATGGTGAAAGTGCCGGCGCTCGTGCTCGACGAAGGCGAGATTCTCTACGACAGCGCAAGCATCATCGACTATCTGCACGAAGAGGTCGGCCCCGCTCGCGCATTGCTCGCGACGAGCGGCGCGCGACGGCGCGACGCATTGCAGTTCATCGGTATCGCCTCGGCGATCTATGGAAAGCTCAGCGACATCTATGACGAATCGATCCGGCCGCCCGAGCGCCAGATTGCTTCGATTACCGAATCGTTGCGCGAACAGGCGCTCTCCGGATTCACGATGCTCGAATCGAGAGCCGGTGATGGCTGGCTGATCGGCGACGCACTCTCGCAAGCCGACGTACTGGTCGTGATCACGTACCAGTCTGCGTCATTGGCGATGATGCCCGACGTCGTCAATCAGGTTGCATTCCCGAAGCTCGCGCAACTGGCGGCTCGCGCGATGGAACTCGAAGCATTCTCCAGCACGCTGCCCTTCAAGCAAACGTGA
- a CDS encoding SDR family NAD(P)-dependent oxidoreductase, translating to MSISAETHTTDRSKAVVIGVGPEHGLGAGLSRRFAAEGRHVIIAGRTEAKIERVRESIVEAGGSASAVVMDVTREADVIRLFDIAMQADENGGSADLVAYNAGNNQPLDLRTMEADVFESFWRLNCFGGFLVGREAARRFTPLGRGSILFSGATGALRGMPNYAHFASSKAGLRMLAQSMAREFGPLGLHVAHVVIDGGIDGERVHTRFAEHVKHKGADGLLDIDAIADAFWSLHGQHRSAWTHELDLRPFKESF from the coding sequence ATGTCTATCAGTGCAGAAACGCATACCACGGACCGCTCGAAGGCGGTGGTTATCGGAGTCGGCCCGGAGCACGGACTCGGCGCGGGACTGTCGCGCCGCTTCGCCGCAGAGGGGCGCCACGTCATCATCGCGGGGCGCACCGAAGCGAAGATCGAACGCGTTCGCGAGAGCATCGTCGAGGCGGGCGGCTCGGCGAGCGCCGTCGTCATGGACGTGACGCGCGAAGCCGACGTGATCCGGCTGTTCGACATCGCGATGCAGGCCGACGAAAACGGCGGCAGCGCCGATCTCGTCGCGTACAACGCCGGCAACAATCAGCCGCTGGACCTGCGCACGATGGAAGCCGACGTCTTCGAATCGTTCTGGCGGCTGAACTGTTTTGGCGGTTTTCTCGTGGGACGCGAAGCTGCACGGCGCTTTACGCCTCTCGGCCGAGGCTCGATTCTTTTCAGCGGCGCAACGGGTGCGCTGCGCGGCATGCCGAACTACGCCCACTTTGCGTCGAGCAAAGCAGGGCTGCGCATGCTCGCGCAAAGCATGGCGCGCGAATTTGGTCCGCTCGGCTTGCACGTCGCGCATGTGGTGATCGACGGCGGCATCGACGGGGAGCGCGTGCACACGCGCTTCGCCGAGCACGTCAAGCACAAGGGCGCGGACGGACTGCTCGATATCGACGCGATCGCCGATGCGTTCTGGTCGCTTCACGGCCAGCACCGCTCGGCGTGGACGCATGAGCTCGATCTGCGTCCCTTCAAGGAATCGTTCTGA
- a CDS encoding LysR family transcriptional regulator: MDKFQAMQAFIRVVESGTFTKAAQMLDLPKTAVSRLIASLEIELGTKLLNRTTRRVSTTPDGAAYYERALQLMGDLAELEGSMSHAKSNPRGRLRVDLPVPLGLSVILPALPTFTARYPDIEFHFGLSDRPVDLIAENVDCVVRAGEIFDQSLAARQIGAVRQILCATPAYWDRHGRPSHPSDLEQGHVVIRTIASRTNRPFPIIVAKNGERIEVQNRRGLTSNDIMGCLTMSLAGLGVVHALTFSANTHLRSGALEAVLSDWASDPVPVFVAYQPNRHLSTKVRVFVDWLAELFAGNESTARGERGTGA; this comes from the coding sequence GTGGACAAGTTTCAGGCGATGCAGGCGTTCATCCGGGTGGTCGAAAGCGGTACCTTCACGAAGGCTGCGCAGATGCTCGACCTGCCAAAGACAGCGGTGAGCCGCCTGATTGCGTCGCTCGAAATCGAACTGGGCACGAAGCTTCTCAACCGCACGACGCGCAGAGTCTCGACGACGCCGGACGGCGCGGCGTACTACGAGCGCGCGCTGCAATTGATGGGCGATCTCGCGGAGCTCGAAGGCTCGATGTCGCACGCGAAAAGCAATCCGCGGGGACGGCTGCGCGTGGATCTGCCCGTGCCATTAGGTTTGTCCGTGATCCTTCCCGCGCTGCCGACGTTCACAGCACGGTATCCGGACATCGAGTTTCATTTCGGGCTTAGCGATCGCCCCGTCGATCTCATTGCAGAGAACGTCGATTGCGTCGTGCGTGCGGGGGAGATCTTCGATCAGTCGCTGGCGGCGCGGCAGATCGGCGCTGTCAGGCAGATTCTGTGCGCGACGCCGGCGTATTGGGACAGGCACGGGCGGCCTTCCCACCCTTCCGATCTCGAACAGGGTCATGTCGTCATTCGCACGATCGCTTCGCGCACCAACCGGCCCTTTCCGATCATCGTGGCGAAGAATGGCGAGCGCATCGAGGTGCAGAACCGACGCGGGCTCACGTCGAATGACATCATGGGCTGTCTGACGATGAGCCTCGCAGGTCTCGGCGTCGTGCATGCGCTAACGTTCTCCGCCAACACGCATCTTCGAAGCGGCGCGTTGGAAGCCGTCCTGAGCGACTGGGCATCGGACCCTGTGCCGGTTTTCGTCGCGTATCAGCCCAACCGGCACTTGAGCACGAAGGTACGCGTGTTTGTCGACTGGTTGGCGGAACTGTTTGCGGGGAATGAATCGACCGCGAGGGGCGAGCGCGGTACGGGGGCGTAG
- a CDS encoding ABC transporter ATP-binding protein, with protein sequence MGMPSSKAAGAAPAGRTRRRRAQELAGYASSPVSLLFRYVRQHPAQHAVILFGIVAAVGCSLGSQFAIRNLIDALPAGRAHPANVVHAFLVIVALLFADNLFWRIAGWASVRTFVEVTGDVRRELFGYVIGHSTGYFSNVQPGTLASRISATANAVYTIENLTAWNALPPLLSVIGSVVLIGWISVWMALALVAISVCMTAFLFWLAKRGGDRHVHFASRAASVDGEMVDVIGNMATVRTFVATARECLRIGSFLEQEMASREASLRHLEKLRLLHAVITVVLSCCLLGWVLWLWSQERATTGDVVLVSSLGFAILHGTRDLAVALVGMIQHLARLAEAAQSLLVPREMEETVGVPTLQIRDANIDFENVTFSYPGRRRVLDHFSLHIDAGQRVGLVGPSGAGKTTILALLQRSFDPPPGLGAVCISGQRLSDISLSSLHDAVGVVPQDISLFNRSLLDNLRYGRPNATEDEVLQACENANSLDLIRSLPDGLQTNVGERGTRLSGGQRQRIAIARAFLKNAPILLLDEATSALDSESEAKIQDALDRLMKGRTVVAIAHRLSTLHNFDRIVVIQHGRLVDDGAPQELACRPGIYRDVLLRQERRTVGVHA encoded by the coding sequence ATGGGTATGCCGAGTTCAAAGGCCGCGGGCGCCGCGCCAGCCGGGCGCACGCGCAGGCGGCGCGCACAGGAGCTTGCGGGTTACGCGTCCAGTCCCGTGAGCCTGTTGTTCCGCTACGTTCGCCAGCATCCCGCGCAGCACGCGGTGATTCTCTTCGGCATCGTTGCCGCTGTCGGTTGCTCGCTAGGGTCCCAGTTTGCGATCAGGAATCTGATCGACGCGCTACCCGCTGGCCGCGCGCATCCTGCGAACGTGGTCCACGCGTTTCTTGTCATCGTCGCGCTGCTGTTCGCCGACAATCTGTTCTGGCGCATCGCGGGCTGGGCAAGCGTGCGGACTTTCGTCGAGGTCACCGGCGACGTGCGGCGCGAACTGTTCGGCTATGTGATCGGCCATTCGACAGGCTATTTCTCGAACGTGCAGCCCGGCACGCTCGCAAGCCGTATCTCCGCGACGGCCAATGCCGTGTATACGATCGAGAATCTGACGGCGTGGAATGCGCTGCCGCCGCTGCTTTCGGTCATCGGGTCCGTTGTGCTGATTGGCTGGATCAGCGTGTGGATGGCGCTTGCGCTCGTCGCCATTTCCGTCTGCATGACCGCCTTTCTGTTCTGGCTCGCGAAGCGGGGCGGCGACCGTCATGTGCACTTCGCGTCGCGCGCCGCGTCCGTCGACGGCGAGATGGTGGACGTGATCGGCAATATGGCGACTGTGCGGACCTTTGTTGCGACGGCGCGCGAATGTCTGCGTATCGGCAGTTTCCTCGAGCAGGAAATGGCGTCCCGCGAAGCAAGTCTGCGGCACCTCGAAAAACTCAGGCTGCTGCATGCCGTCATCACGGTGGTGCTGTCGTGCTGCCTGCTCGGCTGGGTGCTGTGGCTCTGGTCACAGGAGCGTGCGACGACCGGCGACGTGGTGCTGGTCAGCTCGCTCGGCTTCGCGATTCTGCATGGCACGCGTGATCTTGCCGTGGCGCTCGTGGGCATGATCCAGCATCTCGCGCGGCTTGCCGAGGCGGCGCAATCGCTGCTCGTGCCGCGCGAGATGGAAGAGACGGTGGGTGTTCCGACCTTGCAGATCCGCGACGCGAACATCGACTTCGAGAACGTCACGTTTTCGTACCCTGGGCGCCGCCGCGTGCTGGATCATTTCAGCCTTCACATCGACGCGGGTCAGCGTGTCGGTCTGGTCGGACCGTCGGGTGCGGGCAAAACCACTATCCTCGCACTACTGCAACGCTCATTCGATCCACCGCCTGGCCTGGGAGCCGTGTGCATTTCGGGCCAGCGTCTAAGCGATATCAGTCTGAGCAGCCTGCACGACGCGGTCGGCGTCGTGCCGCAGGATATCTCCTTGTTCAATCGTTCGTTGCTCGACAACCTGCGTTACGGTCGTCCGAATGCGACGGAAGACGAAGTGCTGCAAGCCTGTGAGAACGCGAATAGCCTCGATCTGATCCGCTCGTTGCCAGACGGCTTGCAAACCAATGTCGGCGAGCGCGGGACGCGCCTCTCAGGTGGGCAACGGCAGCGCATCGCGATTGCACGCGCGTTCCTGAAAAACGCGCCGATTCTGCTGCTCGACGAGGCGACGTCGGCGCTCGACAGTGAATCGGAAGCGAAGATTCAGGACGCGCTGGACCGGCTGATGAAAGGACGCACCGTGGTGGCGATCGCGCATCGGCTGTCTACGTTGCACAATTTCGATCGCATCGTGGTCATTCAGCACGGGCGGCTGGTCGATGATGGTGCGCCCCAGGAGCTTGCATGCCGGCCCGGCATTTACCGCGATGTACTGCTGCGTCAGGAGCGTCGCACGGTGGGTGTGCACGCGTGA
- a CDS encoding LysR substrate-binding domain-containing protein, producing MRIPPLKAIIAFESVARTRSVNRAADELGLTASAVSHQLSNLESIIGQPLFQRSGRGLVLTPTGERYLSDVTGSLADLSRATERASSRTDVDILRVHSSPSFGLMWLMPRLSSFQEANDDIQLNLACSYENVSFSNGFYDIDVRHGYGNWSNVEVKTVRGEFIAPLASPAYLARHPVNTPEDLLSHRLIYSESPLVQWKQWFGRTGVSAAHKTFDFSFDRSYMSLETAALGLGIALESVMLASVKIREGLLVPVFDNSFAVEVGAHHLVYPAQNAELPRVARFLAWIEREAAAEHPRQS from the coding sequence ATGCGTATCCCACCGCTCAAGGCGATCATCGCGTTCGAAAGTGTCGCTCGAACGAGGAGCGTGAATCGCGCGGCTGATGAACTGGGTTTGACGGCATCGGCCGTCAGCCATCAGTTGAGCAACCTCGAGTCGATCATCGGGCAGCCGCTGTTCCAGCGCTCGGGCCGCGGTCTCGTGCTGACGCCGACAGGCGAGCGCTATCTGTCCGACGTAACGGGTTCGCTCGCGGATCTGAGCCGCGCCACCGAGCGCGCGTCCAGCCGCACCGACGTCGACATCCTGCGCGTGCATTCGAGCCCGAGCTTCGGCCTCATGTGGCTGATGCCGAGGCTGTCGTCGTTTCAGGAAGCGAACGACGATATCCAGTTGAACCTCGCGTGCTCGTACGAGAATGTCTCGTTCTCGAATGGCTTCTACGATATCGACGTGCGGCACGGCTACGGCAACTGGAGCAACGTCGAAGTCAAGACCGTGCGCGGCGAGTTCATCGCGCCGCTCGCTTCTCCCGCGTACCTTGCGCGTCACCCGGTGAATACGCCTGAGGATCTGCTGTCGCACCGGCTGATCTATTCGGAGTCGCCGCTCGTGCAATGGAAACAATGGTTCGGCAGAACGGGCGTATCCGCAGCGCACAAGACCTTCGATTTTTCGTTCGACCGCTCTTACATGTCGCTCGAAACGGCGGCGCTCGGTCTGGGCATTGCGCTCGAAAGCGTGATGCTGGCGTCGGTGAAGATTCGCGAAGGCTTGCTGGTACCCGTATTCGACAACAGCTTTGCCGTCGAAGTCGGCGCGCATCACCTCGTCTATCCGGCGCAAAACGCCGAGTTGCCACGCGTGGCGCGCTTTCTCGCGTGGATCGAGCGCGAGGCCGCTGCGGAGCATCCGCGCCAGTCGTAG
- a CDS encoding SDR family NAD(P)-dependent oxidoreductase, producing MLLENRIIIVTGAASPRGIGRATANALVAQGARVVILDLRKEDAEAAAADLGAGHLGLACNVTDKDACVAAARITLERYGRIDGLVNNAGITQPVRTLDITGKDFDAIVDVNLRGTLYMSQAVIPAMQEQNGGSIVCMSSVSAQRGGGIFGGPHYSAAKAGVLGLAKAMAREFGPNRIRINSITPGLIQTDITGDKLTPTMREDIIKGIPLGRLGDAADVANACLFLLSDLSSYLTGITLDVNGGMLIH from the coding sequence ATGCTGCTCGAGAACAGGATCATCATCGTAACGGGCGCGGCCTCACCGCGAGGCATCGGCAGGGCCACGGCCAACGCACTCGTTGCGCAGGGCGCGCGCGTCGTGATCCTCGATCTGCGCAAGGAAGACGCGGAAGCCGCCGCCGCCGACCTCGGCGCCGGACACCTAGGCCTTGCCTGCAACGTCACCGACAAGGATGCCTGCGTTGCCGCCGCGCGCATCACGCTCGAACGCTATGGCCGCATCGACGGACTCGTGAATAACGCCGGCATCACACAGCCGGTTCGCACGCTCGACATCACAGGCAAGGACTTCGACGCGATCGTCGACGTGAATCTGCGCGGCACGCTGTACATGTCGCAAGCGGTGATTCCGGCTATGCAGGAACAGAACGGCGGCAGCATCGTCTGCATGTCGTCGGTGTCCGCGCAACGCGGCGGCGGGATCTTCGGCGGTCCGCACTATAGCGCGGCGAAAGCGGGCGTGCTGGGTCTCGCGAAAGCGATGGCGCGCGAATTCGGCCCGAACCGCATTCGCATCAACTCGATCACGCCCGGCCTGATCCAGACCGACATCACGGGCGACAAGCTGACGCCCACGATGCGTGAAGACATCATCAAGGGCATTCCGCTCGGCCGGCTCGGCGATGCCGCCGACGTCGCCAACGCGTGCCTCTTCCTCTTGAGCGATCTGTCCAGCTATCTGACGGGCATCACGCTCGACGTCAATGGCGGGATGCTGATCCACTGA
- a CDS encoding MFS transporter: protein MKAKYTASPVTGDVLPRNDSQTFEAKTYAKVGRRLIPFLMLCYLGAYLDRVNVGFAKLQMLSDLRFSETVYGMGAGIFFLGYFLFEVPSNVILHRVGARRWLARIMLTWAVISASFVFVKSPTAFYALRFLLGVAEAGFAPGVILYLTYWFPSERRAKALSLFFMAIPLAGMIGGPLSGWIMHSLQGTMSMAGWKWLFLLEALPSLVLGFAILLYLDDGIKQAKWLNDSEKALLTRNVAADAEHKTAHVSIRAFIGDRRLWLMASIYFCVVLGQYGLTFWLPTIIRKAGVADPLWVGAFTAIPYLCAIIALPLVGMSADRRRERRFHLAIPMLVAAAGFATLPMLGSVGASIVCLSIAAAGILASSSQFWSLPTALLGGMSAAAGIAAVNCFANLAGFFSPAIVGWLNDLTGKSTAGLIFISVAVTLGAALVFLVPAKSVNR, encoded by the coding sequence ATGAAAGCGAAGTACACCGCGTCACCGGTTACGGGTGATGTACTGCCGCGCAACGATTCGCAGACTTTTGAAGCGAAGACGTACGCAAAGGTCGGCCGCCGGCTGATCCCCTTTCTGATGCTGTGCTATCTCGGCGCCTATCTGGACCGGGTCAACGTGGGCTTTGCGAAGCTGCAGATGCTCAGCGATCTGCGTTTCAGTGAAACCGTCTACGGCATGGGCGCGGGCATTTTCTTTCTTGGCTACTTCCTGTTCGAAGTGCCGAGCAACGTGATCCTGCATCGCGTCGGCGCGCGCCGATGGCTTGCGCGCATCATGCTGACATGGGCCGTCATCTCGGCGAGCTTCGTGTTCGTCAAGTCACCAACGGCCTTCTACGCGCTGCGGTTTTTACTCGGCGTCGCGGAAGCGGGCTTTGCGCCCGGCGTGATTCTTTATCTCACGTACTGGTTTCCGTCCGAGCGCCGCGCGAAGGCACTGTCGCTGTTCTTCATGGCGATTCCGCTTGCAGGCATGATTGGTGGCCCGCTGTCGGGCTGGATCATGCACTCGCTGCAAGGCACGATGTCGATGGCGGGCTGGAAGTGGCTGTTCCTGCTCGAAGCATTGCCGTCGCTCGTACTCGGCTTCGCGATCCTGCTGTATCTCGACGACGGTATCAAGCAGGCGAAGTGGCTGAACGATTCCGAGAAAGCGCTGCTCACACGCAACGTCGCCGCCGATGCCGAACATAAAACCGCGCACGTCTCGATCCGCGCGTTCATCGGCGACCGCCGCCTGTGGCTGATGGCCTCCATCTACTTCTGCGTCGTGCTGGGGCAATACGGCCTGACCTTCTGGCTGCCGACCATCATCCGCAAGGCGGGTGTCGCCGATCCGCTGTGGGTGGGCGCGTTCACGGCCATTCCGTATCTGTGCGCAATCATCGCGTTGCCGCTGGTCGGCATGAGCGCGGACCGTCGACGCGAGCGCCGCTTTCACCTCGCCATTCCGATGCTGGTCGCCGCTGCAGGCTTTGCGACCTTGCCGATGCTCGGCAGCGTGGGTGCGTCGATCGTCTGTCTGAGCATTGCGGCTGCGGGCATTCTCGCGTCGTCGTCGCAGTTCTGGTCGCTGCCGACAGCCTTGCTGGGCGGCATGTCGGCGGCAGCGGGCATCGCCGCTGTGAACTGCTTCGCCAACCTGGCGGGCTTCTTCTCCCCGGCGATCGTCGGCTGGCTGAACGATCTGACGGGCAAATCCACGGCCGGACTGATCTTCATCTCTGTCGCGGTCACGCTTGGCGCAGCGCTCGTTTTTCTGGTGCCAGCCAAATCCGTTAACCGCTAA